The following proteins come from a genomic window of Pyxidicoccus sp. MSG2:
- the tssF gene encoding type VI secretion system baseplate subunit TssF, with amino-acid sequence MFSKYYLSELSYLREMGRAFGLANPSVAGLLVERGADPDVERLLEGFAFLTARIRERVDDDVPELVHGLTELLLPHYLRPLPASTIVEFSPHLRALRGRSRLAAGAEVASQPIDGTSCVFRTTSDVDLLPLQLTDALLDRASITSPVLRLFFQTTEQGRAEVFRPQGLRLFIHGELSAASVVLLWLLRYCRQVRVRGASQEGEGFKLPANAIHPVGFDRDFKLLPWPRASEGYRHLQEYLTLPEKFLFFDVRGLDAAAGVKDERFEISFHLERPPPLDARIHREMFRLHCAPAVNLFSVPSDPVLHHVLDKEHLLRASDLPANHAEVYSVDTVTGLQAGRNERRLYRPFFEFSHTAGGDAEQAFYRLRRAHSPLDDGIDTYITLETPRNVAPVLGSEEALSIDLTCTNRSLPSRLQVGDLTASTAASPTQAKFKNISPVSRPARAPLGSELHWRLLSHLAINQHSLADAAALRRLMDLYNFHSLTDNLAARASRLRINAIRAVETKPVTRFLEGAPLRGHKTRVDMDEENFMGVGDSFLFGCILEELLASHVTINSFNELSIRLHPSQTEYTWLPRNGTQTLL; translated from the coding sequence ATGTTCAGCAAGTACTACCTGAGCGAGCTGTCGTACCTGCGGGAGATGGGCCGTGCCTTCGGGCTGGCCAACCCCTCCGTCGCGGGCCTGCTGGTGGAGCGCGGCGCGGACCCGGACGTGGAGCGGCTGCTGGAGGGCTTCGCCTTCCTGACGGCGCGCATCCGCGAGCGCGTGGACGACGACGTGCCGGAGCTGGTGCACGGCCTCACCGAGCTGTTGCTCCCGCACTACCTGCGCCCGCTGCCGGCCTCCACCATCGTCGAGTTCTCCCCGCACCTGCGCGCGCTGCGCGGCCGCTCGCGCCTGGCCGCCGGGGCCGAAGTCGCCTCGCAGCCCATCGACGGCACGTCCTGCGTCTTCCGCACCACCTCGGACGTGGACCTGCTGCCGCTGCAGCTGACGGACGCGCTGCTGGACCGCGCGTCGATTACGTCCCCCGTGCTGCGGCTGTTCTTCCAGACGACGGAGCAGGGCCGCGCGGAGGTGTTCCGCCCGCAGGGCCTGCGCCTGTTCATCCACGGCGAGCTGTCCGCCGCGTCGGTGGTGCTGCTGTGGCTCCTGCGCTACTGCCGCCAGGTGCGCGTGCGCGGCGCGTCCCAGGAGGGCGAGGGTTTCAAGCTGCCGGCCAACGCCATCCACCCGGTGGGCTTCGACCGGGACTTCAAGCTGCTGCCGTGGCCGCGCGCCAGCGAGGGCTACCGGCACCTGCAGGAGTACCTGACGCTGCCGGAGAAGTTCCTGTTCTTCGACGTGCGCGGGCTGGACGCCGCGGCGGGCGTGAAGGACGAGCGCTTCGAGATTTCCTTCCACCTGGAGCGGCCGCCGCCCCTGGACGCGCGCATCCACCGGGAGATGTTCCGGCTGCACTGCGCGCCGGCCGTCAACCTCTTCAGCGTGCCGTCGGACCCCGTCCTCCACCACGTGCTCGACAAGGAGCACCTGCTGCGCGCGTCGGACCTGCCGGCCAACCACGCCGAGGTGTACTCGGTGGACACGGTGACGGGCCTGCAGGCCGGCCGCAACGAGCGGCGCCTGTACCGGCCCTTCTTCGAGTTCAGCCACACCGCCGGCGGCGACGCGGAGCAGGCCTTCTACCGGCTGCGCCGGGCCCACTCGCCGCTGGACGACGGCATCGACACGTACATCACCCTGGAGACGCCGCGGAACGTGGCGCCGGTGCTGGGCTCGGAGGAGGCGCTCTCCATCGACCTCACGTGCACCAACCGCTCGCTGCCCTCGCGGCTCCAGGTGGGTGACCTGACGGCCTCCACGGCGGCCAGCCCCACGCAGGCGAAGTTCAAGAACATCTCCCCGGTGAGCCGGCCGGCGCGCGCGCCGCTGGGCTCGGAGCTGCACTGGCGGCTCCTGTCACACCTGGCCATCAACCAGCACTCGCTGGCGGACGCAGCGGCGCTGCGGCGGCTGATGGACCTCTACAACTTCCACTCCCTCACGGACAACCTCGCGGCGCGCGCCAGCCGCCTGCGCATCAACGCCATCCGCGCGGTGGAGACGAAGCCGGTGACGCGCTTCCTGGAGGGCGCGCCGCTGCGGGGCCACAAGACACGCGTGGACATGGACGAGGAGAACTTCATGGGCGTGGGTGACTCGTTCCTCTTCGGCTGCATCCTCGAGGAGCTGCTCGCGTCCCACGTCACCATCAACTCCTTCAACGAGCTGAGCATCCGGCTCCACCCCTCGCAGACGGAGTACACGTGGCTTCCGAGGAACGGAACTCAGACGCTCTTGTAG
- the tssE gene encoding type VI secretion system baseplate subunit TssE, with product MGSRGLLSRIAEGNGTLAPPGDVVESIAEHLRNLLNTRRGESVAAPAYGILDLNDIVHSYPSAIPRMTQSIRTAIQDYEPRLKNVVVQYSADPADPTALRFDISAQLATRDRRGMVRFHTQVHPGGRVELW from the coding sequence ATGGGCTCCCGAGGCTTGTTGTCCCGCATCGCCGAAGGCAACGGCACGCTCGCGCCGCCGGGCGACGTGGTGGAGTCCATCGCAGAGCACCTGCGCAACCTGCTCAACACGCGCAGGGGCGAGTCCGTGGCGGCTCCGGCGTACGGCATCCTGGACCTGAACGACATCGTCCATTCGTACCCGTCGGCCATTCCACGGATGACGCAGTCCATCCGCACGGCCATCCAGGACTATGAGCCGCGGCTGAAGAACGTGGTGGTGCAGTACTCGGCGGACCCGGCCGACCCGACGGCCCTGCGCTTCGACATCAGCGCCCAGCTGGCCACGCGCGACAGGCGGGGCATGGTGCGCTTCCACACGCAGGTGCATCCGGGCGGTCGCGTGGAGCTGTGGTGA
- the tssD gene encoding type VI secretion system tube protein TssD, whose protein sequence is MAESVHLYLKANGTDIAGESTQTSLGRENSIECVYYDQKVFTAREAGSGLATGRRQYEGITFRKRIDKSSPLLMKALCENQVIEATFKFFRPNPTGDGTTEQFFTTSIKKARVNSIKQYVPDSFVPASTNLPPMEEITLVFHTINWTITNGGVTHEDTWDTQR, encoded by the coding sequence ATGGCTGAGTCAGTACACCTGTACCTGAAGGCGAACGGCACCGACATCGCGGGCGAGAGCACCCAGACGTCCCTGGGCCGCGAGAACTCCATCGAGTGCGTCTACTACGACCAGAAGGTCTTCACCGCGCGTGAGGCCGGCTCGGGCCTGGCCACGGGCCGCCGCCAGTACGAGGGCATCACCTTCCGCAAGCGCATCGACAAGTCGTCCCCGCTGCTGATGAAGGCGCTCTGCGAGAACCAGGTCATCGAGGCGACCTTCAAGTTCTTCCGCCCGAACCCGACCGGCGACGGCACGACCGAGCAGTTCTTCACGACGTCCATCAAGAAGGCCCGGGTCAACAGCATCAAGCAGTACGTCCCGGACTCCTTCGTGCCGGCGAGCACCAACCTTCCTCCCATGGAGGAGATCACCCTGGTGTTCCACACCATCAACTGGACCATCACCAACGGTGGCGTGACGCACGAGGACACCTGGGACACCCAGCGCTAA
- the tssC gene encoding type VI secretion system contractile sheath large subunit, with the protein MPNETQTQKSKGVAADASLSLLDEILSEAKLKPKDEGYDVAKRGVQAFITEMLAPHRSEERVDKALVDAMIAEIDKRLSAQVNEILHAKEFQKLEASWRGLKFLVDRVDFRENTRVEMLNVSKEDLQKDFEDAPEVTKSGLYKLVYSNEYGVFGGKPYGIINANYDFDVGPQDMDLLRKCASVAAMAHAPFIANAAPDVFGEQSFLKLPDLKDLKSLFEGPQYARWHSFRESEDARYVGLALPRFLLRLPYGEKTVPVKAFNFTEDVVGSHDRYLWGYASIAMTSRVADSFAKFRWSPNIIGPQSGGAVENLPLHQYEAMGEIQTKIPTEVMLTERREYELAEEGFIGLVFRKDSDNAAFFSANSVQKPKFFGNTPEGKAAETNYRLGTQLPYMFIMTRLAHYIKVLQREQIGSWKEKSDLERELNHWMSQYISDMDDPAPAVRSRRPLRAARVTVEDVDGQPGWYRCSLQVRPHFKYMGASFTLSLVGKLDKE; encoded by the coding sequence AAGGACGAGGGCTACGACGTCGCCAAGCGCGGCGTGCAGGCCTTCATCACGGAGATGCTGGCGCCGCACCGCTCCGAGGAGCGCGTGGACAAGGCCCTCGTCGACGCGATGATTGCCGAAATCGACAAGCGCCTGTCCGCGCAGGTCAACGAAATCCTCCACGCCAAGGAGTTCCAGAAGCTGGAGGCCTCCTGGCGCGGCCTGAAGTTCCTGGTCGACCGCGTCGACTTCCGCGAGAACACCCGCGTGGAGATGCTCAACGTCTCCAAGGAAGACCTCCAGAAGGACTTCGAGGACGCGCCGGAAGTCACCAAGAGCGGCCTGTACAAGCTCGTGTACTCCAACGAGTACGGCGTGTTCGGCGGCAAGCCCTACGGCATCATCAACGCCAACTACGACTTCGACGTCGGCCCCCAGGACATGGACCTGCTGCGCAAGTGCGCGTCCGTGGCCGCCATGGCCCACGCGCCCTTCATCGCCAACGCGGCGCCGGACGTCTTCGGCGAGCAGAGCTTCCTCAAGCTGCCGGACCTCAAGGACCTCAAGTCCCTCTTCGAGGGCCCGCAGTACGCCCGGTGGCACTCGTTCCGCGAGAGCGAGGACGCGCGCTATGTGGGCCTCGCCCTGCCGCGCTTCCTGCTGCGCCTGCCCTACGGTGAGAAGACCGTCCCCGTGAAGGCCTTCAACTTCACCGAGGACGTCGTCGGCAGCCACGACCGCTACCTCTGGGGCTACGCCTCCATCGCCATGACCAGCCGCGTGGCGGACTCCTTCGCCAAGTTCCGCTGGAGCCCGAACATCATCGGTCCCCAGTCCGGCGGCGCGGTGGAGAACCTCCCGCTGCACCAGTACGAGGCCATGGGGGAAATCCAGACCAAGATTCCCACCGAGGTCATGCTCACCGAGCGCCGCGAGTACGAGTTGGCCGAGGAGGGCTTCATCGGCCTCGTCTTCCGCAAGGACTCGGACAACGCCGCGTTCTTCAGCGCCAACTCGGTGCAGAAGCCCAAGTTCTTCGGCAACACGCCCGAGGGCAAGGCGGCGGAGACCAACTACCGCCTGGGTACGCAGCTGCCGTACATGTTCATCATGACCCGCCTGGCGCACTACATCAAGGTGCTGCAGCGCGAGCAGATTGGCAGCTGGAAGGAGAAGTCCGACCTGGAGCGCGAGCTCAACCACTGGATGAGCCAGTACATCTCGGACATGGACGACCCGGCGCCCGCGGTGCGCTCGCGCCGCCCGCTCCGTGCCGCGCGCGTGACGGTGGAGGACGTGGACGGCCAGCCCGGCTGGTACCGCTGCAGTCTGCAGGTGCGCCCGCACTTCAAGTACATGGGCGCGTCGTTCACCTTGTCCCTCGTGGGCAAGCTGGACAAAGAGTAA